In one Lolium rigidum isolate FL_2022 chromosome 3, APGP_CSIRO_Lrig_0.1, whole genome shotgun sequence genomic region, the following are encoded:
- the LOC124694960 gene encoding uncharacterized protein LOC124694960 — translation METDGLQDFYKHHHFKPSKEEAVTYFLPRLLAGTPLPHRADGLIRHADVYACEPRDLAAQFAPVPNAASTGNRFFFTTCRRKSGNDARIKRAAGAGTWTIQTTEDIYHEGAKVGEAKHLSFKKGKTTTGWVMKEYRCLRPEAVVADGEMVLCKIHLAQHAPAAARQESDAYKLLRQEPAEPAPAHQSHKRPAPAAAAADPPCSKKMRMAAPVPEPECPVTPAASTHAQKLHAPEEMEYEDCPVWFTSAAPVSLPAAFTEVPHAPEADGDTGRFSCTMEELLGLQQQQEQTLPVAVEDEDFDWDSLDSESELHLLLKPWDDDDWESAAQEKQTPLGRGGEEQYPTGRHTPACAIS, via the coding sequence ATGGAGACGGACGGGCTCCAGGACTTCTACAAGCACCACCACTTCAAGCCTTCCAAGGAGGAGGCCGTCACCTACTTCCTgccgcgcctcctcgccggcaCGCCGCTGCCGCACCGCGCCGACGGCCTCATCCGCCACGCCGACGTCTACGCCTGCGAGCCCAGGGACCTCGCCGCCCAGTTCGCGCCCGTGCCTAACGCCGCCAGCACCGGCAATCGCTTCTTCTTCACGACCTGCAGGCGCAAGAGCGGGAACGACGCCCGGATCAAGCGCGCCGCCGGGGCCGGCACCTGGACCATCCAGACCACCGAGGACATCTACCACGAGGGAGCCAAGGTCGGCGAGGCCAAGCACCTGTCCTTCAAGAAAGGGAAGACCACCACCGGCTGGGTCATGAAGGAGTACCGCTGCCTGCGTCCGGAGGCCGTCGTCGCCGACGGGGAGATGGTGCTCTGCAAGATCCATCTCGCTCAgcacgcgcccgccgccgcccgccaagaaTCCGACGCGTACAAGCTGCTTCGTCAAGAACCAGCAGAGCCTGCACCCGCGCACCAATCGCACAAGAGGCCAGCgcctgctgccgcggccgccgatCCGCCCTGCTCCAAGAAGATGCGGATGGCAGCCCCCGTCCCGGAACCTGAGTGCCCGGTCACGCCTGCCGCGAGCACGCACGCACAGAAGCTGCACGCACCCGAGGAGATGGAGTACGAGGATTGTCCGGTGTGGTTCACTTCCGCCGCACCCGTTTCCTTGCCGGCTGCGTTCACGGAGGTGCCCCACGCGCCTGAAGCTGACGGCGACACGGGCCGGTTTTCTTGCACCATGGAAGAGCTTCTCGGGCTACAGCAACAACAGGAGCAAACTCTCCCCGTGGCCGTGGAAGATGAGGACTTCGACTGGGATTCACTTGACAGTGAATCAGAGCTGCACCTGCTGCTAAAGCCTTGGGATGATGATGACTGGGAATCAGCGGCACAAGAGAAGCAAACTCCCCTCGGTCGAGGCGGAGAAGAACAATATCCAACAGGTCGACACACACCAGCCTGCGCCATCAGCTAG